One part of the Thermodesulfobacterium commune DSM 2178 genome encodes these proteins:
- a CDS encoding proton-conducting transporter transmembrane domain-containing protein — MKALAPFLTIIYMAITLLCGVFYLRDFNKKLTVLLCLVVLTFSNLFLLWGETSYGLFFDGISVIALLTLFWVLGYKEAFKILGVVETSYLFLLILGKTVFALTPEGIVLLVIAFFLKLAVFPLFLWLPIVVKSIDAITAGFFICIFEIVDFVLLWRTVEKASWFPQFFESLREFSLYIGIITLLLGAGLALCEKNLKKLLAYATIDDTGYLLIGLSLFSPVSLYGTTILWINHLIAKLGLFFIAYRIEKNTSVISLGKVKGLAKDYPGLAFSFLVFALTLIGVPIFPGFWGKLFLYQEVFKLSKALFGLMVLGGCLTLVYFIRAYHSLFLGEKEPETVQPFLPKLDLVLVMLLSFTIVLGCLIIGF; from the coding sequence TTGAAGGCTTTAGCCCCCTTCTTAACCATAATCTATATGGCTATAACCTTGTTATGTGGGGTGTTTTACCTTAGAGATTTTAACAAAAAATTGACGGTCTTACTCTGTCTTGTGGTTTTAACCTTTTCTAACCTCTTTTTACTCTGGGGAGAGACTTCTTATGGTCTATTTTTTGATGGGATTAGCGTAATAGCTTTGCTAACGCTATTTTGGGTTCTTGGTTATAAAGAAGCTTTTAAAATCTTAGGGGTTGTAGAAACCTCTTATTTGTTTCTACTTATCTTAGGAAAGACTGTTTTTGCTCTTACCCCTGAAGGCATTGTTTTGTTGGTTATAGCTTTCTTTCTAAAACTTGCTGTTTTTCCACTTTTTCTCTGGCTACCGATAGTGGTAAAAAGTATAGATGCTATCACCGCTGGGTTTTTTATATGTATTTTTGAGATCGTAGATTTTGTGTTGTTATGGAGGACAGTGGAAAAGGCTTCTTGGTTCCCTCAATTTTTTGAAAGCTTAAGAGAATTTTCTCTATACATAGGAATTATAACTTTACTTTTGGGAGCTGGGCTTGCTCTTTGTGAAAAAAATTTAAAAAAACTTTTGGCCTACGCAACGATCGACGACACAGGGTATCTCTTGATAGGACTAAGCCTTTTTTCTCCGGTAAGCCTTTATGGAACTACCATTCTGTGGATTAACCACCTAATAGCAAAATTAGGTCTGTTTTTCATAGCCTATAGGATAGAAAAGAATACTTCTGTAATATCCTTAGGAAAGGTAAAAGGACTTGCCAAAGACTATCCTGGTTTAGCCTTTTCTTTCTTGGTATTTGCCTTAACTTTGATAGGTGTACCTATTTTCCCCGGATTTTGGGGGAAACTCTTCCTTTATCAAGAGGTTTTTAAACTCTCTAAAGCTCTTTTTGGGCTTATGGTATTAGGAGGTTGTCTTACCTTAGTGTATTTTATAAGGGCTTACCATAGCCTGTTTTTAGGAGAAAAAGAGCCAGAAACCGTTCAACCTTTTTTACCTAAACTGGATTTGGTTTTAGTAATGCTTTTAAGTTTTACGATAGTTTTAGGTTGTTTAATAATAGGTTTTTAA
- a CDS encoding NADH-quinone oxidoreductase subunit B family protein has protein sequence MFLDAIKQFLKYSQKKSLWVFHVNTGSCNGCDIEILALFSSKYDAERFGIKLVGSPKHADILLVTGPVTTKSRDPLLRAYDMMPKPKAVVSVGVCSLSGGVFAKSYNVLGPVDNFIPVHVYVGGCSAHPNMILEGILRAAQILCEEEELWSF, from the coding sequence ATGTTTTTAGATGCTATAAAACAATTTCTAAAATACTCTCAAAAAAAATCTCTTTGGGTATTTCATGTAAACACTGGATCTTGTAACGGATGTGATATCGAAATTTTGGCCCTATTTTCTTCCAAATACGACGCCGAACGTTTTGGCATCAAACTGGTTGGAAGCCCTAAGCATGCAGACATTTTGTTAGTTACCGGACCTGTAACCACTAAATCCAGAGACCCTTTGTTAAGGGCTTATGACATGATGCCTAAACCTAAAGCTGTAGTTAGTGTAGGGGTGTGTTCTTTAAGTGGAGGGGTTTTTGCCAAAAGTTACAATGTCTTAGGGCCTGTAGATAACTTTATTCCAGTGCATGTTTATGTAGGAGGCTGTTCAGCCCATCCTAACATGATTTTAGAAGGCATTTTAAGAGCGGCACAAATCTTGTGCGAAGAGGAAGAACTATGGAGTTTCTAA
- a CDS encoding respiratory chain complex I subunit 1 family protein, with amino-acid sequence MEFLKDLFLYPGFLFGFVLGGLLEGFKRKLKARMQLRKGPPVTQPFYDLSKLLLKNITKPYTISSFTYLLIPFVPTVGLLVGLLIMPYPFYQEKSSFSFDLILIFYLTELPLLSQIIFGYFSNSPYGMVGAARAGQMFFYYNGVFIMVITTLCLLEGPPYSFCLKSIAEAWDPLDVLIKILTIPFFVFSVLAKLKLNPFSIPDAEAEILEGPLTEASGVALALFKLNYLLELAIFGSLFAFFYLPVLKTSPPVGLILIFFGAFFLFFIFALVENITARLRLSQFSSLYLKFFIPLATLILVITWVFKNW; translated from the coding sequence ATGGAGTTTCTAAAAGACCTGTTTTTATATCCTGGATTTTTATTTGGGTTTGTGTTAGGGGGGCTTTTAGAAGGGTTTAAAAGAAAACTTAAAGCCAGGATGCAGTTAAGAAAAGGTCCTCCTGTAACCCAACCTTTTTATGACCTGAGCAAATTGTTACTAAAAAATATAACCAAACCTTATACCATATCTTCGTTTACCTACCTTTTAATACCTTTTGTGCCTACCGTAGGGCTTTTGGTAGGATTACTTATCATGCCTTATCCTTTTTACCAAGAAAAAAGCTCCTTTTCTTTTGACCTTATCCTTATTTTTTACCTTACAGAACTACCGCTTCTTTCCCAGATTATCTTTGGCTATTTCAGTAATTCTCCTTATGGAATGGTAGGTGCAGCAAGAGCAGGACAGATGTTTTTTTATTACAACGGAGTTTTCATCATGGTTATCACCACGCTATGTCTGCTTGAAGGACCTCCCTATTCTTTTTGCTTAAAAAGTATAGCTGAAGCCTGGGATCCTTTAGATGTCTTGATAAAAATTTTAACCATACCCTTTTTTGTATTTTCTGTTTTAGCTAAACTAAAACTAAATCCCTTTTCCATACCTGATGCCGAGGCTGAAATCTTAGAAGGACCTTTAACTGAGGCTTCTGGCGTTGCTTTAGCTCTTTTCAAGCTTAACTACTTACTTGAACTGGCAATCTTTGGTTCTCTCTTTGCCTTTTTTTATCTGCCTGTGTTAAAAACCTCTCCTCCAGTAGGATTGATTTTAATTTTTTTTGGGGCTTTTTTTCTCTTCTTTATCTTTGCTTTAGTTGAAAACATAACTGCCAGACTAAGACTTTCGCAATTTTCATCTCTTTACCTAAAGTTTTTTATACCATTGGCTACGCTGATTTTAGTAATAACCTGGGTTTTTAAAAACTGGTAA
- a CDS encoding 4Fe-4S binding protein gives MLKLAGWLLTNLFKKPLTIEFKGKSLKAVRGTYRGYPTHRGERCAACRLCIYVCPSDAIRIEGSLFILNKCKCTACKDCADACPFGAMQFIPRLIGTAISKNEYMEITEIKLVKCENCGEPMPKPELLLGRLLGKPSKTIPPYLRLCPKCRRQFFKHT, from the coding sequence ATGCTAAAGTTAGCAGGGTGGCTTTTAACCAACTTGTTTAAAAAACCTTTAACCATTGAATTTAAAGGGAAAAGCCTTAAAGCAGTAAGAGGTACTTATCGTGGTTATCCTACCCATAGAGGAGAAAGATGTGCAGCCTGCAGGCTTTGTATCTATGTATGTCCCTCTGATGCCATAAGGATAGAAGGAAGCCTTTTTATCCTCAACAAATGTAAGTGCACTGCTTGTAAAGACTGTGCTGATGCCTGTCCTTTTGGTGCCATGCAGTTTATCCCTCGACTTATAGGTACAGCTATCTCTAAAAACGAGTACATGGAAATCACTGAGATAAAACTGGTAAAATGTGAAAACTGCGGCGAACCAATGCCTAAACCGGAACTTTTGTTAGGAAGACTATTAGGAAAACCTTCTAAAACCATACCTCCCTACCTTAGGCTTTGCCCTAAATGTAGAAGGCAATTCTTTAAACATACCTAA
- a CDS encoding respiratory nitrate reductase subunit gamma gives MGMVVFTYVAFLVCVVGIAYRFYLFYKLPINIRWEVYPVPHEPGEKKKYGGSYLEEFAWYERKLEKDHVGEWVEPLKEILWLERVKTYNRYGLWIWSFCLHWGLWLMFLFVILMLINTKISIPLGLIKTVGILGYGMGSLGVLGLLVKRTIHPTLKLYTSPIDRVNLLLLLALFVTGFLMVVSDDGLKHAFFYFNAILFFAPQETKFEGIAFWHFFIFNIFILYLPFSKFFHGPAKYLTYHKILWDDMPQSKGSKIEKLIERQLGYQVGWSGPHVKPEKTWLENAQN, from the coding sequence ATGGGGATGGTAGTTTTTACCTATGTAGCTTTTTTGGTTTGTGTAGTGGGAATAGCTTATAGATTTTATCTGTTTTATAAACTTCCCATAAACATCAGATGGGAGGTTTATCCAGTACCTCATGAACCAGGAGAAAAGAAAAAATACGGAGGTTCTTACTTAGAGGAGTTTGCTTGGTATGAAAGGAAACTTGAAAAAGACCATGTTGGAGAATGGGTTGAACCTTTAAAGGAGATTCTGTGGCTTGAGAGGGTTAAAACCTATAATCGTTATGGGCTGTGGATTTGGTCTTTTTGTCTGCACTGGGGTTTATGGTTGATGTTTTTGTTTGTGATTTTAATGCTAATAAACACAAAGATTTCTATACCTTTAGGGTTGATAAAAACTGTAGGAATTTTAGGATATGGGATGGGAAGCTTAGGTGTTTTAGGACTGTTGGTCAAACGTACTATCCATCCAACCCTTAAACTTTACACCAGTCCGATAGATCGGGTTAACCTTTTACTTTTGTTGGCTTTATTTGTTACAGGCTTTTTGATGGTTGTTTCAGACGATGGGTTAAAACACGCCTTTTTTTACTTTAATGCTATTCTCTTTTTTGCTCCACAAGAAACTAAATTTGAAGGTATAGCTTTCTGGCATTTCTTTATATTTAATATATTTATACTATATCTTCCTTTTTCCAAATTTTTTCATGGTCCAGCCAAGTATCTTACTTACCACAAAATTTTATGGGATGACATGCCCCAGTCTAAAGGAAGTAAGATAGAAAAACTTATAGAAAGACAACTGGGCTACCAGGTAGGATGGTCTGGCCCTCATGTAAAACCTGAAAAAACCTGGCTTGAAAACGCACAAAACTAA
- a CDS encoding (Fe-S)-binding protein — MSLCNFIRQELEEKNEESKVCFKELSKPGKEPLFKLEEKEMLQIPGIEEVKDQTPENWYQTYNLSLDGYSMFPQPDPISQEEKAEIVKRFLHGLKKLLSPKSNWTFIRPLKLSLENCVRCNTCADACHLYLASGRKEVYRPNFRSEILRKIYEKHFTLTGKLNALLGEEIDITYDLIRRLFELAYRCTLCRRCVLYCPIGVDNGLIARELRKLFSQELGWAPPEVHQKGTRLHLKAGSSTGMNPQGIKDTISFLEEEIAEKTGKKIKIPVDKKGAEYLFIHNAGEYISWPDHMEAFFILFDAAGINYTISSEPLGYDGVNYGAWYDDVELARIAVNHLKIAHSLGVKKILVGECGHAHKVFCVILDRLLPASSPLAEIKRESCLPLVWEIVKSGKLKLDPSRNDFYFTLHDSCNIVRLMGIVKPQREVLNRIVPPGRFREMNPNGVKNYCCGGGSGFAIMGSLNFPTFRKKVGIKVKLCQIMETFQDVLKEDKIKLVVATCSNCKGTIREMEHTYHLFEKYKITHCGLVDLVVNAMVDIPPFLNFEEML, encoded by the coding sequence ATGAGCCTTTGCAACTTTATAAGACAAGAGTTAGAAGAGAAAAACGAAGAAAGTAAGGTATGTTTTAAAGAACTTTCTAAACCTGGGAAGGAACCTCTGTTCAAATTAGAAGAAAAAGAAATGTTACAAATTCCTGGCATAGAAGAAGTTAAAGATCAAACCCCAGAAAACTGGTATCAAACCTATAATCTAAGTTTAGACGGCTACAGCATGTTTCCTCAACCAGATCCTATCTCTCAAGAGGAAAAAGCAGAAATAGTAAAGAGGTTTTTACACGGCCTTAAAAAGTTGCTTAGCCCAAAGTCTAACTGGACGTTTATAAGACCTCTTAAGCTTTCTTTAGAAAATTGTGTAAGGTGTAACACCTGTGCTGATGCTTGTCATCTATACTTAGCAAGTGGCCGTAAAGAGGTCTACCGTCCTAACTTCAGGTCAGAAATATTAAGAAAGATCTACGAAAAACATTTTACTTTAACCGGCAAGCTGAATGCCTTGTTAGGAGAAGAAATAGACATTACTTATGATCTCATAAGAAGGCTTTTTGAATTAGCTTATAGGTGTACTCTTTGTAGAAGGTGTGTTCTTTATTGCCCTATAGGAGTAGACAATGGGCTCATAGCAAGAGAGCTTAGGAAACTTTTTAGTCAAGAATTAGGGTGGGCTCCTCCTGAGGTTCATCAAAAGGGAACAAGGCTTCATCTAAAGGCTGGTTCTTCAACTGGGATGAACCCTCAAGGTATTAAAGATACTATATCCTTTTTGGAAGAGGAAATAGCAGAAAAAACCGGCAAAAAAATCAAAATTCCTGTAGATAAAAAAGGGGCAGAGTATCTTTTTATACACAATGCTGGGGAGTACATTTCCTGGCCAGACCACATGGAGGCCTTTTTTATCTTATTTGATGCCGCAGGTATTAACTATACCATAAGCAGTGAACCCTTGGGGTATGATGGAGTTAACTACGGTGCCTGGTATGACGATGTGGAACTGGCAAGAATTGCGGTAAATCATCTAAAGATAGCACATTCTTTAGGGGTAAAAAAGATCCTGGTTGGTGAATGTGGCCATGCACATAAGGTTTTCTGCGTAATACTGGATCGATTACTTCCTGCAAGTTCGCCTTTAGCTGAAATAAAAAGAGAAAGCTGCCTTCCTTTAGTTTGGGAAATAGTTAAAAGTGGAAAACTTAAACTTGACCCTTCTCGCAACGACTTTTACTTTACTCTACATGACTCCTGCAACATAGTAAGACTTATGGGAATTGTAAAGCCTCAGAGAGAGGTTTTAAACAGGATAGTTCCTCCAGGACGGTTTAGAGAGATGAACCCCAATGGGGTTAAAAACTATTGCTGTGGAGGAGGAAGTGGGTTTGCTATCATGGGAAGTTTAAACTTTCCAACCTTTCGCAAAAAAGTAGGCATCAAAGTCAAACTTTGCCAGATAATGGAAACCTTTCAAGATGTCCTTAAAGAAGATAAAATAAAACTGGTAGTAGCAACCTGCTCTAACTGCAAGGGAACCATAAGGGAGATGGAGCATACTTATCACCTATTTGAAAAGTATAAAATAACCCATTGCGGACTGGTAGACCTGGTAGTAAATGCCATGGTAGACATACCCCCATTTTTAAATTTTGAAGAAATGTTGTAA
- a CDS encoding methyl-accepting chemotaxis protein, which produces MEEKTKIKTKLWNLTIFHIFILFLLNLSFLYLSWKVQPGIKEKGLKDFLTYGTIILSLFSFIAVLVELVWSWRVIDNIGKSAQELKRVLATLHKGDFTVDIKVYGNDELGVASQLLHEIILKRRKFFSQAKDISENLFSYSTTISKVSTELTENLRFLTEKSAQMTMFANHISEALSNIVQNLSQIRDFSSETSDRSKEGMEFSSYLSKEIKGLKDIFERLGVVVNDLRKSSDHIGSIVMLIKDIAEQTNLLALNATIEAARAGEHGKGFAVVAEEVRKLADNTTKATDKIEEVIKEIQAKVFSVEDSLKGSIEKVNKGAEMAQQTENMLKDIYEKTQELKEKINFIASSSEDISVNIENISKDLNEIAERVKALYTAQENTSLVASQVLKESETLKEAVGLHKAKN; this is translated from the coding sequence ATGGAAGAAAAAACTAAAATCAAAACTAAACTTTGGAACTTAACAATTTTTCACATTTTTATCTTGTTTTTGCTTAACTTGAGTTTTTTATACCTATCTTGGAAAGTACAACCTGGTATCAAAGAAAAAGGTCTCAAAGATTTTTTAACCTACGGAACGATTATTTTATCCCTTTTTTCTTTTATAGCAGTTCTGGTTGAGCTAGTCTGGAGCTGGAGGGTTATAGACAACATAGGGAAAAGTGCCCAAGAACTCAAAAGGGTGTTGGCTACCCTTCATAAAGGAGATTTTACGGTTGACATAAAGGTATACGGTAACGATGAGCTTGGGGTAGCCTCTCAGCTTCTACATGAGATCATACTTAAAAGAAGAAAATTTTTTTCTCAGGCTAAGGATATTTCAGAAAATCTCTTTAGTTATTCTACAACCATATCTAAGGTCTCAACAGAGCTAACAGAAAACCTAAGGTTTTTAACCGAAAAATCAGCTCAGATGACTATGTTTGCCAACCATATTTCTGAAGCCCTGTCTAACATCGTTCAAAATCTATCCCAAATACGAGATTTTAGCAGTGAAACCTCTGATAGGTCTAAAGAGGGGATGGAGTTTTCCTCTTATCTCTCAAAAGAAATAAAAGGGCTCAAAGACATCTTTGAGAGGTTGGGAGTGGTGGTTAACGACCTAAGAAAAAGTTCAGACCATATAGGTTCTATCGTGATGTTGATAAAAGACATCGCTGAACAGACCAACCTGTTAGCCCTTAATGCAACTATCGAGGCAGCAAGGGCTGGAGAACATGGTAAAGGTTTTGCTGTTGTGGCTGAAGAAGTAAGAAAATTAGCTGATAATACCACCAAAGCTACAGATAAAATCGAAGAGGTTATAAAAGAAATACAAGCCAAAGTCTTTTCAGTAGAAGATTCCCTAAAAGGCTCTATAGAAAAGGTTAATAAAGGAGCAGAAATGGCTCAACAAACTGAAAACATGTTAAAAGACATCTATGAAAAGACCCAAGAATTAAAGGAAAAGATAAACTTTATTGCTTCCTCAAGTGAAGACATCTCTGTGAACATCGAAAACATCTCTAAAGACCTCAATGAAATAGCAGAAAGAGTAAAGGCCCTTTATACAGCTCAAGAAAACACAAGCCTGGTAGCCTCTCAAGTGCTAAAAGAAAGTGAAACCTTAAAAGAAGCTGTGGGGCTACATAAAGCTAAAAATTAG
- a CDS encoding ubiquinone/menaquinone biosynthesis methyltransferase: MKVEKNFVKNKFDRIVRRYDLVNLIGSLGQDRLWRRKVALLLAEASPPLLDLCCGPFTLTLEVYRKSNLAKTFALDFSFEMLAFGSSRIKDTYIYPVCGDAEELPFKNDHFGGISIAFGLRNLPNKEKAIKEFFRVLKPGGKLIILEFSWPKNFLVQRFYDFYLSYYMPLLGGALTGDKEAYMYLADSIKAFPSPEAIREMLLTSGFSEVTYSPLTFGIVTLYQAVK, from the coding sequence ATGAAGGTTGAAAAAAACTTTGTTAAAAACAAGTTTGACCGGATAGTTCGAAGGTATGACCTGGTAAACCTTATAGGAAGTTTAGGTCAAGACAGATTATGGAGACGTAAAGTTGCTTTATTGTTAGCTGAAGCCTCTCCTCCTCTGCTTGACCTTTGTTGTGGACCTTTTACCCTAACCTTAGAGGTCTATCGAAAGAGTAATTTAGCTAAAACCTTTGCCTTAGACTTTAGCTTTGAGATGCTTGCCTTTGGTAGCTCCAGAATAAAAGATACCTACATTTATCCTGTTTGTGGAGATGCAGAGGAACTACCTTTCAAGAACGACCATTTTGGGGGGATTAGCATAGCCTTTGGGTTAAGGAATCTACCTAACAAGGAAAAAGCTATAAAAGAGTTTTTTAGGGTTTTAAAACCAGGAGGAAAGCTAATTATCCTTGAATTTTCTTGGCCTAAAAATTTTTTAGTGCAAAGATTTTATGATTTTTACCTGAGTTATTATATGCCCCTTTTAGGAGGGGCTTTAACCGGAGACAAAGAGGCTTATATGTATTTAGCCGATTCTATAAAGGCTTTCCCGTCTCCTGAGGCTATAAGAGAAATGCTCTTAACCTCAGGTTTTTCAGAGGTAACCTATAGTCCTTTAACCTTTGGTATAGTAACCTTATATCAGGCTGTGAAGTAA
- a CDS encoding menaquinone biosynthetic enzyme MqnA/MqnD family protein, with protein MDKLKIGIPLYINTLPLLFYLPKENQRIELMLEVPKKLNQLLRQNVLCASLSSSIVYAKNPQEFYLLPDLSISAVGEVKSVVLYHKEDLQDLDGQPVGITPETESSFWLLRVLLEEFIGVKPKYVELSKNWGALSDQEREELKGYLAIGDEALILQHKKDERYDITDLAELWLKYTHFPFVFALFILKKEFISFKQALADFCLNLYSARAKAFSNLKEVVTHSHLHLPKDFVYNYLTHLEYDFSGLKQRAYLYFCEILYKKKLISYMPELNFFPIG; from the coding sequence ATGGATAAACTAAAAATAGGGATTCCTCTTTACATAAACACACTCCCCTTACTTTTTTACCTTCCTAAGGAAAATCAAAGAATAGAACTTATGTTAGAGGTTCCTAAGAAGCTTAATCAACTTCTTAGACAGAATGTTTTGTGTGCAAGCTTAAGTTCAAGTATAGTCTATGCTAAAAATCCTCAAGAATTTTACCTTTTACCAGACCTATCGATAAGTGCTGTAGGAGAGGTAAAAAGTGTAGTGCTTTATCATAAAGAGGACCTTCAAGACCTTGACGGGCAACCCGTAGGGATAACCCCAGAGACCGAAAGTTCTTTTTGGCTTTTAAGGGTTTTACTTGAAGAGTTTATAGGGGTAAAACCTAAGTATGTAGAACTTTCTAAAAATTGGGGAGCTCTTTCAGACCAAGAGAGAGAAGAATTAAAGGGCTATTTAGCTATAGGAGATGAGGCTTTAATCCTTCAGCATAAGAAAGATGAGAGGTATGATATCACTGACCTTGCAGAACTGTGGTTAAAATATACGCATTTTCCGTTTGTTTTTGCTTTGTTTATTCTAAAAAAGGAGTTTATATCCTTTAAACAAGCACTGGCTGATTTTTGTTTAAATCTGTATTCTGCCAGGGCTAAAGCTTTTTCGAACTTAAAAGAGGTGGTAACCCATTCCCATCTTCATCTCCCTAAGGATTTTGTATACAACTATCTAACCCATTTAGAGTATGATTTTTCAGGGTTAAAACAAAGGGCATATCTATATTTTTGCGAGATTTTATACAAGAAAAAACTTATATCTTATATGCCTGAGCTCAACTTTTTCCCCATAGGATAA